The Deltaproteobacteria bacterium nucleotide sequence AATTTTCTTAAGGATGCCTCTTTTTTCTTTTAAAGAAGAGACGCCGTGCAACATGAGTATAATCCGGCATATACCGACAATCAATTTTCCAGCCCCCTTCTCAGTCCCTCTTTATTACAGTTTTGCCGCCTCTTCTTCATGGGTATAAGCTTCAATAACATCGCCAACCTTTATATCGTTAAAGTTCTCTACGCCCATACCACATTCATAACCGGAAAGAGCTTCTTTTACATCATCCTTGAATCGTTTAAGCGATGATAATTTTCCTTCAAAAATGACCACATTATCCCTTAAAACTCTCACACTGGCATTCCTTCCAATTTTACCGTCAATGACGTAACAACCGGCAACAGTGCCAATTTTCGAGATATTGTATGTCTCCCTGATTTCAGCCCTTCCCAGATAAACCTCTTTAAGAACAGGACTCAGCATACCTTCCATAGCCGACCTTACATCGCTCACCACATCATAGATAATGGAATAGGTCCTGATATCAATCTTTTCTGATTCTGCCAGCGTTGCCGCCTTCATCTCCGGCCTTACATGAAAGCCGATGACAATGGCATTAGAAGCAGAGGCAAGCAGAACATCGCTTTCCGTAATTCCACCGACACCACTGTGAATAACCTTGAGCTTTACCTTTTCCGTACTCAGCTTATGGAGGGATTCGGTGATTGCCTCGATGGAACCATGAACATCTGCCTTGAGAACAATATTGAGTTCATGAAATTCTCCCTGCTGAATGCGGTCAAAAAGCGCATCGAGAGTGACCTTACCCATCTTGGCAAGCTCCATATCTCTTAGTTTTTCCTGTCTGTGAAGGCTCATCTGTTTGGTCAGACGCTCTTCAGCAAGAACAACAAAATCATCCCCCGCATCAGGTACACCTGAAAGTCCGATCACTTCCACAGGTATAGACGGACCCGCTTCTTTAACCTTCTGGCCTCTGTCATTATGAAGGCCTCTCACCTTACCTGAATGTATACCGGTAACAAAATTATCACCCACTTTCAAAGTACCGCTTTGAACCAGTACAGTAGCAACAGGTCCTCTTCCTTTATCGAGCTTTGCTTCGACAATAGTTCCTCTGGCCGGCATATCGGCCGCAGCTTTCAGTTCCATAACTTCAGACTGAAGAAGAATCATTTCGAGCAGTTCCTTTAGCCCCGTTCTTTCCTTAGCCGACACGTTGGCAAAGATAGTCGTACCGCCCCATTCTTCCGGGATGAGTTCAAACTTCGAAAGTTCCTGTTTTACCCTTTCCGGGTTGGCATCGGGCTTATCAACCTTGTTTATTGCAACAATGATAGGCACGTCAGCCGCCTTGGCATGGTCAATGGCTTCCTCCGTCTGGGGCTTAACACCATCATCGGCAGCAACAACGAGAACGACGAGGTCTGTTACCTTGGCGCCCCTTGCCCTCATGGAGGTAAAAGCCTCATGACCGGGCGTATCGAGAAAAACGACATCACCGTTTTCCAGCTTTACATCATAAGCGCCTATATGCTGTGTAATGCCACCCGACTCACCGGCAGTCACGTCCGTTTTTCTGATAGAATCGAGGAGCGTTGTCTTGCCATGGTCAACATGGCCCATAATGGTAACAACAGGCGGTCTGGGCATTAAGTCCTTACCGGCAACCTCTTTTTCCTCAAGAATAAGGTCCATTTCCAGCGCCACATTTTCCACTTCGTAACCGAATT carries:
- the infB gene encoding translation initiation factor IF-2; the protein is MSEDVKNNDGQEIVEKRVKPTVIRRRARVVPPAEKAEAKPEETAQVEQAAPPAAKAEAKSETKPVEVEKPKKEAETEVKVEEKKETTGKGAVDEKPVREKKKEEKTEAEKKAAIPSEVKVEKTPVEAKKEDKEKGAVESTPSAKPGKDRKKIAVDIERDEKPAKKKAFKDSKKREVVTKQALLEGRDTFYGPRGRRKKAKKEGAKKTEITTPKAIKRIIKFSEFITVGELAKRMGIKSSEVIRKLIALGTMATVNQSLDADTATLLASEFGYEVENVALEMDLILEEKEVAGKDLMPRPPVVTIMGHVDHGKTTLLDSIRKTDVTAGESGGITQHIGAYDVKLENGDVVFLDTPGHEAFTSMRARGAKVTDLVVLVVAADDGVKPQTEEAIDHAKAADVPIIVAINKVDKPDANPERVKQELSKFELIPEEWGGTTIFANVSAKERTGLKELLEMILLQSEVMELKAAADMPARGTIVEAKLDKGRGPVATVLVQSGTLKVGDNFVTGIHSGKVRGLHNDRGQKVKEAGPSIPVEVIGLSGVPDAGDDFVVLAEERLTKQMSLHRQEKLRDMELAKMGKVTLDALFDRIQQGEFHELNIVLKADVHGSIEAITESLHKLSTEKVKLKVIHSGVGGITESDVLLASASNAIVIGFHVRPEMKAATLAESEKIDIRTYSIIYDVVSDVRSAMEGMLSPVLKEVYLGRAEIRETYNISKIGTVAGCYVIDGKIGRNASVRVLRDNVVIFEGKLSSLKRFKDDVKEALSGYECGMGVENFNDIKVGDVIEAYTHEEEAAKL